CTGTCAGTAATTTGTGAGGTAATCAATAGATATGTAATGgatattaagatatatattaagaTGAAGGGCCAGCCCATCTCAACAATACTGTTGCATTTGCCGTATTTGCAACTCAGCACATCACCAATTGGCGTATTTTAGCTATAACATCATGATAGTCGTctcataaaactttaaaaaatccGAATAATCGGATTTTTCGGACCACTGTTCTCTACTATTAGTCCATAATATCTAGGGTCTATTGTATTAGAAAGTTTTACTTAACTACTTCAGTGGTAGACTTTTTCGAAGAGTTTGTGCCAAAAGAGTGGtaagagttaaaaattaaaatatcgaaaaatggTGAAACACGggttcaaagttttcgaaaaaggTACTTTTCGGGATGAGTGTGGATCGTCCCTTACGCCCTGGGGGAGAGGAGGAGTAGAATAGGggtagaaaatattaaatggcaCTATGGGTCGAGTGGGGACTCATTTGAAAGGGCTTTCTAAGACGagaacaatgatttttgaaaatgtttactacgaCCTTCCAATCAAAAGTTATGATCGTGTAAACCAAAATGTGAGGgatcgttaaaatatttaactagcTAATGATGGAGgtgaaaaagaaatctttatttcaacatttgaAAAAAGCCTTCGTGTACCAAGTACTATGCAAATATGTTAGAAATTATTGGTTTAAACCAGAGCttggaattagttgcacatttcgggccgattcccgaaacgacgcctcctgtttcCCCACTACCGTCTGGCCGCTGGCGACCgggccgccgatagctctggcgcaggagcgttttatattagaaataggctggattgtttaggcatctctcaggaaatcgtaacattttctttgctacagaaataatgtttatttttattaatacataatatatatatttaattattaatgaaaataaacattatttatgtagcgaagaaaatgttacgattttctgagagatgcctaaacaatccagcctatttctaacaTAAAACGTTTATTTCAGCATCCCCTTGCTCCGTCCAGATCCGGAATTCACCGTTGTTTTGCCGAATGTCCTATCGTCTCTCAAATTTCCTCTGTCTTGCCCTGCCGTGCCGCTGCTTGTCAATCTTCCATGTAGCTCGCTTCCGTGCGACGAGGCGCCAacataattgcaaattacgcgaattaattacaaattctcACAAATTACTTTAGACCACCCGGGAAGATTTCGACGATCGGTAGCTTTACTTATAGGATAGGAGATATTTTTGCCGCCCGTTCTCAGGGCCCAAGAAACGGCAACAGTGTATAGTTTTTTGATGGTGGAGCCCCCCACAGGGGGTCGGAATACAATGCCTCCACGCATACACTTTCCACGCAAAGCGAAGTTCCAAAGCAAACCTATGTGTATAGTGTCTCGGTAGTGAAGCacccggggggggggggggggacccACTGAATCCATGCATATACTTTACAACGcattatctcatttttatcaaaaaatattggttCTATGCAAATAATGCATAggacataaatgatgtattttttcaagagctataacttttatttaaaacatttctttgttacattaatatttatcaagataatgtaaaaagaagcgataatttttaagtttttttaagtagttttgattttgaaaatgaCCTTGTTGCCAATCGGCATGGTCATATTCGTCATCAGCGcgcaaaaatacattaaaagcGTAGTTTGGAGCAAATCGGAGGTGTGGGCTTTTCGGAACTttatccaaatattttatttgaaaaatgtatatataatattatacagggtgattcgaaataacctgatgtccttgaaATGTCATtcttcttgagcgaattctaaCAATAAGACGATTTCTtctcttgcaaaattttgtccgaagcttagttttcgagttataacgGAAAATAGTtcgctacttacgagtccgatacaacgggcAAGCAGAGACGCGTCATAAGACTAACGCTTCCCTACACGGTCAatgttattgtataatatttgatattgcaaaatattattgataattttgattttacattgtaGTTTAGATTATTCGTGTATTTCCTAtacaatattgtacaattattattaatcgttTAGGGGGGCTATAACGTAATActcaaagtaaaatattcgATGACGCGAGTTTTACATAACTgacaaataaattgaaaatacaaagCGAAGACGAAGTAGTAATCGCggtttgattaaatattcttacctTGGAGAGAATCGACGAGTTTGTATTTCTTTGTGACGATTGTCCGTCTTGAAAATAACagcttttcaattttacttgacacttcataatttaattcaaaacatCACTGTATTTACTGTGTTTAATCACAGTACTTCACTCGTATCACTTGAGTATCATCATCGAGTATCACTCGTAAATATCAATTCCCGCACAGATTAAGGGCCACTGCTTTTCCGTAACGCGTTACGTTGAGTTAAGTACTTCAACGCACAGAGAAAGTCATAACGTAGCATAAGCGCGTATACACGCTACGTTACGATTTTTTCTGTGCGTTGAAATACTTAACGCAACTTAACGCGTTACAGAAAAGTTTGTACGATGGCTTTAAGGCACAAAATCCGCAACATTATGCTCCGAAAAAGTGCTACTAATTTGATTTcagtttaatgtttttaatgtataaattattatggaGGCTTTGGCTTTGGCTTTGACTTtgaaaacaacattttttaatatggtTAATTTAATTGGCCTTCTGtgaatgtattaaatttgctTTGCAGCATCTGATGGTAATATTGCACAAAACACAAATTGTCTTATTTTCTGTAAGATAAAGAGCCAGtcatcttttaaataaatcttaagcTAACCAAGAATTTCGAAAAGCTTTTACGTGACTTTTTTAATGGAtctttttgaaacatttgactctatttcgtaataaattcctttaattaaataacttccGTAATAAATTCTGTATTAGAATTTGCTTTGTTTTTTCGTGACTTGTGCCACTTGCGTATGTGAACGCTATTTATTTCGGtgttcaataataaatgcGACTTTATTTGCCttagtatatttattactgcCGCTATGATGTTCTCCGTGAGACTGACTCACCTCCTTCCTTAGGCACacacaaaaaacaaaaaacgcgCGAACAGAAGTATACTCAGATGTCGCAATAGCGCTTACCCtactaaataaaatcaaacatAACGCGCGGGcgatttaagtaaaataatacgcAACAAATTCCTTTGATTAAATAACTTCCGTAATAAATTcctttgattaaataatataaatcttgTTATTACtactaaaatataagtatactGGAAGAGGCACTGGCATAAATGGCCCGTAGACGGAAACGTGTCAGAGACAGATAGAGTTTCAGGGCAGGTTGTCTCACCTTCTCGTTGCTGCGTCTGTGCAGAACGCAGCAAGCTATATGCTGTACAAGCGATGTCAAAAGTTAGAAACAGTCTGCCTTTCCCGACACTCGGGCAAGCTCGTCGGAGCCAGGATTCGGGCGAAAGAGTGGAGTTGAGACACGTTTTAAATGAGATTTTTCCAATCCCTTTGTCTTTGTTACAATTTCTTCCCCCTGCTCCATCAAATTCCATTTGATCCCAATTGCCATTCCCCCCAtcgctctctcttttttgattctattttattgCTCCCTGTAATTCACActgcgacgtgaactagcctcggaatcacgccagatccgagggagcacgcccaatggaaatcggtaacCGCGGTACTCCACGATCTTCGGGAGTTAGGTAACTTACGCGGCGTCGGCAGTAAATGCACGACTCGATAATtcgcggtatcggcaataaatgctcgattcggtaactcgcggtactccacaaaATTCGGGAGTaaggtaactcacgcgatatcggtaaccggaaatgggcgccaggtgcgagtAATCGCACTgcggtatcggtaacttcAACAGTTCTCTAAAAtgctcggccgctccccgcttagtatatggcagaggggcgcagttctttGATTTAACGttagatatctggagtgagaggcgAACACAAGGACAACTCAATAATTAGAATTTCACAATGATGTATTTCAGTGATTCGGTTACAAGGTTAAAGATGCGTATATCGTTCGGCCTgagccgatacggcggaaATAGTTTAATACGGTAGTAAGGCCATTCGCCCAATCAATCGGTAACAAGAACAAATTTTGATAACTACACGAAATTTCGGAAACGCGATCACGATAATTCGCAGCTGATCCGATGATATCCAGTAAAACAAATGACTTGTATTACGATTATCCGACACGGccggtgaaggccaaataaatatactttgaaCGACGGTAACCTAACGGCCAGAAATGAGATGTCGCGGAACGGCTATTTTTGCGGCCTTTCacgtttctcgccgagacgctaaCTTGGCGGTAACAGCggtctcgcggagaacgttcccGAGCAAAATCCGTCCGCGGACATTCACCCACGGTACTTCCGGTACGGTGATAACGCGACAAAAACGGTAACAAAACGGTATCGTAAGAAAGACGGTAGCAATTAATCAGTATTCtacaaaaagaaacggtaacggaAAGACGGTAGCAATTGGTATCTTCAAACAGAAACGGTAACGGAAAGACGGCACGGTAACGAAACGAAACGGCAAACGAAACGGCAACGAGAAAGAGACTGTCGGCGCTTAATTCACGCAAGACGGAGAGACttttacgcgatatccggagccggctggaCATGCGGTAATTGAGCGTTAATACGCGCTTACGGTATCAAAAATCTCGGTTAGTTGTGTGAGAGACACTAAATACAAAACAgactcacgctaccagccataaccggacgaaactctacggctacccgagaggcggcttacatcGAGTGGACGTCTTCGGCGTCTTTGGCGTCGTTGGGCTGAGTCCTCGTGTTCGTCCTCGCGCACTTgcggcacaccgaacagtgaCAATCCTCCGCTTTGCACGTAGGTCCCTCTCGCGTCGCCTTCCTGCGCATCCTACCGATTTTCCAAAAAGgggggcccctgagaaccgcccacagttcatccagggcgcccccccccccgcccgcTTTCTGTGGTTTCCTCAAATCCTTCGGCCGATAATGTGTTAATGAGTCGATGTTCCCAgaagagactggttaggctggccgggccatactccggtccttcTGGGTGCAGCATCTTTGAAGTCCTCgaagccgtctgcagccgggcgaggtccgctgctgcgttTCTCTGCGCTTCTTTGAGTTTGTGGCTAaaaccaaagcggagttagataaggcttggatggcggaggcgacggaaTCGCAGTACCTGACCTTTTGCTGTGGGGTCACTAACGCGTGACACCCGTCGATGATCCCCCGGCGTCCGGTCTCCATGGCGATGCTGCatcttcgccctgaggcacaaaatacgcaacgccgcccgcacggggtctcgccttacaactTCAACGATATATTAACGATACAAAACGGGAACGACATAAAAATCAACGCGTACAGATtgtggagtctcgcgggttgctctctccacgcgaggagcaacaccaggactctttgctccctcggccgggctatcgcccttgtgacggcgctcgaaaacGTCACGTCACAACACTTATATTCTCTTggaaactattttcttttaatcagTTGAGTgataatgtatcatatatgtacatttttaaataactccaataattttcaacagatttgtataaaatttgatattttaaggTTTTTTGGGCTGCTAAATTCGAATCTGatgtcaaaattgcaaaattcaaaatggcggatccaatatggcgacTGTTAATTGTTTAAACTAATAATTTCTAACATATTCGCATAGTACTTGGTATACGaaagtttttttgaaatgtcgaaataaagaattcttttttatctccaTCATTAGCTGGTTACATATTTTAACGACCCCCCACATTTTGGTTTACACGATCATAACTTTTGAATGGAAGGtcgtagtaaacattttcaaaaatcattgttctCGTCTTGGAAAGCCCTTTCAAATGAGTCGCTACTCGAcccatttaatatttttcacccCTATTCTACTCCTCCTCTCCCCCAGGGCGTAAGGGACGATCCACACTCATCCCGAAAAGTAcctttttcgaaaactttgaaccCGTGTTTCAccatttttcgatattttaacttttgactCTTACCACTTTTGACACAAACTCTTGGGAAAAGTCTACCACTGAAGTGGTTAAGAatgctattttaaataaaatgtaatataatcgtaatataatataaatataaataaactaatttaaaagaaaaaataaaatccaaataaaatacaataatatttaatgcaagAACTTGGCGCTACTatacttcaaaatatttgaaaatcaatGTAGTACAATATTAGACAAGAATATGAATTTTCgacatgtaattaaaaaaatttattgataaggGATTTTTGTGAACctggaaattttattcttaatgaaactttatatactttttatactttGTATGTAAATGGGATAAATACATGATTACTCAATGATTTTATGTGGAGTACTACacaatgatttttttacgAGTAAGCGATCAAAGTCAAAATgatcattttttctttaatcctTGATAACTCGATAAAAAAATCGCACTACAATCAGTGACCATACATTAAAGGCAAAGGATCCCGCTATAAGATGCAATTGACAGAAATTTTCCAcgattttttcgaaattagaTGTAACACAGCAAAGTcacattaaaacttttattttgacGGCTTAAGCTTTATTATCgtattgttttgtaaaaaaataattagtctttgtaattaaaatccgcaaaagttattttataaagaagaaatttcaagctttaaaatgctttcttaataattaaaatacgataatttttcgtaaagttacaatattttaaaaattacctttttttaatcaatctcTTAATTATTGCgtgtaatgtatttttctcttaatttaGGTTATCATTTCTGTCACAACATGATTTCTTCTACaacaaaatgattaatattaagtttaacatagatatacatttcttatgaaattttattaactttttttattgtattgagttatacatataatattttttaatgctttgtCAGAATAAAACATTGTGGACTTGTATGGCTGTCATGGCAACTGATAACAAAGAATTGCATGCTGCGGAGGAATCTTACGCAGCTATTGCTAGATACGACAAAGTAGATTGCATCAGATACATCAAggtaatcaatttatttactttattgttcatttatatttatttctttacttttcCACAGTTCAATGTTTTTAGAAATCATGTCTAAGAGATCAGTAACATAAATACTAGTAAGATACATACTATAGTAAGATAAATACTAGTAACAGATAAGAAGTAAATATCAGTAACATCGATAAATACAGTAACAGATACAGTtccaataattttgattttgatataCAGAGTGTATTAAAATAACCATGACAATGCGAGTAAGCGGATAGAGTGTATCAATAAACCGAATAGAAAAACCctttattgttttacaattttcgttttacaatgttttacaataattattaagaaattaataaaaaaagattgataaatGAGTGTCGCTAAGCTGTAAAATACTAtccagtgctcggaattagttgaacttctcgatttatttttgtagtcGATACCTACTTTCCTTTCTTTACTGAGACAGCTGTAATAGTCGAGGGTCAACACCGAGTGTTACAGCGCgtggtaaggagaggaaaataGGCGTCGACCATAAAAATCGATCGAGAagttcaactaattccgagcattGCTCTAGATTAGTGATGCAAGATCGAGCATCTTGCTGCAGGATGTAATATGcagaatgtaatattattacccAAGATGTACATACTATGCAGAGATTCTTTttcgtgtgtgtgcgcgcgcatGCGTACGTGCGTAGAGCTCTTTTATGTACGGATCCATAcatacacgcgcgcacacatgCACACATAAAGTGATAAATCTGATCGGGCAACTTCCACGTAGTGCATCTTGGGTAAAGGAATTGTcagtaaattttgaaaacttatAACTTGCATAAATCtaaactgaaataaatattttattattattttgaaaagctcttgattCTAGTTATCAGATTTGTTTTCTAcccatttttcaattttcttctaGCTATTTCCACTACTctcaatcaatttttctcctctttctaaattttgaacattattttatatgcctTTTGCTAAATCTTTGCATTTTCTGTTCAACTTCtgcatttatttcatatatgaTCCACGTTTCTAATTTATCTCCGAACAACAATCTCTTCTTTTCTCCTTATTCCAATATGTGGCCTTTATAACTTCATGCCTTAGcctaaatttagttttatatttctttatctacaaaattgagaaaaaagcTAATAAAGCCCGAACTGGATTTAATTGCTCaaatattacttaaattattattcgataGTGTACAGATGTTATGGCGCAATGGATGTAGCCATCttcaatgtaaataaagtTTACAAATGCATGTCAATAATAAGAACCTCGCACGCTACacgcaaataaaattccattaaAAGGTTGTCTTCATGTCATAAAGTCtcaagttaaaatataaaaaatttgttacggagacattttgcttaaaattcAAAGCGTCTTGATGTTACGTGattcaatagtacaaaatattttttattttaaaaaaatatttgatgtcccgtgaaaataaaagagcGCAAGCGATGTCCAGATAATAAAAAACGCATGGAAGTTCATATGTACAGTAaaaagacttttttttttaaagccaAGCCATGGTCACCGATCTCGTGGAATTGCCAATGAgttagaaaattttgtataaataaaaagcagaaattcagaagataaaataactaaaaaatgaaacattaatgaaataaaaaggaattaaATCAGCAATTACCTCAATGcatgaataatgaaattttgaattaaatcaaGGTGAACAAAGAAGAATTAACCATCCTCTAAAACGTGTGTCTTGTATGATTGTTAGACATTGTGAAGGTAAAAAAAGTAGAAGGAAAGGAATTAAAGGggggaaggaaggaaggaaaggGGTGGATTATTAAGAAGTGGGAAACCTCTCGAGGACAAATAGGAATTTGGAAGAAGTTCCGTGTCACTCTGTTTATTGAGactattattttgtcttttgatGTACAACATTTGTGATATTAACCTTTTGCAATAAGAAACTTCTTTATCCAGAATCTCAACGTGTTCCCAGTCGAATTCATGATTATAATCTAATTCATGACATGATAACGGAAGGAGAATCAGAtccttttttaatatgatGTTCTTTAATTCTCGTTCTGAGCTGCCTTTCTGTCTGGCCAACATATGTGGCCTCACAATCATGgcacgaatttttataaactactCCGCTTTATTGCATTGCGGTATGTCTTTgccagtttttataaatttatctaatttgTTGTTACAAAAGAAAGCTGTTTTGAAGTTTTTTCCAATTGGTAAGAATTTTTCAGAGGTGCCGCtaaggaataataaaaaattttttaatttttttattctttggggaatcattatttttatgtgaataaaacttaattctatttctgattattgtaaagataaaatttagcGGATAGCAATTTTCTAAGGTAATTATATACTATCGCTACCTTACCTCCGATTTTGATCCAATTAGGCTCtttcgacgcgttttttttaaaaaaaaaaaactttttcctctCGCAAAATTGTCGCTCTCCTTCGCGAGACGAGATATTTAGCGTCAAAGTTGACGACTTTCCAGGTTAAGAAACCTGTCACTTCGACGAATTGCAGCGACATGAGTATGTGCTGCGATCACGCGCGCATGCTCTATGATCACATACGCATGCGTTGTACTAACTTAGAGCTACTGCGCAcgaaatttaaacaaataaagtgCACGAATGTACTACGTATATGTGTACTGCATAGAGAACAATGTAGTAGAAAACAACTGCGTAGAAAAAATGTTCGGTTTATTGGAATTTGCTCACCTAACATATTCGAAGGAAAAATtagtagattttttaattcaacacGGTGTTTTAGCATCTACAATTACGTGTAGTAAGTGTGGTAATATTCTAGACATTGATAAGGAAACATTGTCGTATAGATGTAAAAAACggtattatataaagaatgaATACAAGAAACGTGTCTCTAAAcaatgtgatttttttaaaagtgccAAAAAAGACACATGGTTCGACAAAAGTAATCTTGACGTGGGTACCGTTTGCAAAATCGTAGCATGTTTTTTGATGTTACGATACCCACGTCAAGATGATACGCAGGATGAAACTGGTGTGACGCCGAAGACGATTGTAGACTGGTTCAATTTTTGCCGAggtaaatatctttttctttaaatatttcttaattaaacatCTGTATACTTTAGATATTACATactaatatatacaaaatattaataatatttctaatttcagGTCTGTGTGTTCTGGGCTGATAAACATAGTGAAAAGCTTGGTGGCCCAGGACGCACAGTGGAAATCGATGAAGCGAAAATTGGCCGACGGAAGTACAATCGTGGACGGCTCATTAAAGGTCAATGGATCTTTGGAGGATATGAGCGAGATTCTAAGAAGATTTTCATCGTTCCAGTTGAGGATCGAACAGAAGAGACACTCTTGGCATGTATTAAGGAATGGATCATGCCAGGAACTACAATTGTGTCTGATTGTTGGAAGTCCTacaattgtttaaacaataagGGCTTCCAACATCTAACGGTCAACCATTCTTATAACTTTGTTGATCCTCAAAGTGGtaagtgtttaaaattaatacatatttgattttttaaataaaatttcactattattgttttatatttgttaaatttacaggCGCGCACACACAACACATCGAACGTGTTTGGAGAGAAGTTCGGGGAAATATTCCAAGATATGGAAGAAGATCCAACCATTTTATTGGATATTTAACCGAATTTCTCTTCAAACGTGCGTACAGCCGTCTGAAACGAATTGAAATCTTCTTCGACATCATCGCTGAAATATATCCTCCAACACCGACTCCTGACCAACCAGAAACATCCTGCAACGAACCTGGCACGAGCGCTGTGTAAAGACATGTTTTTTGTGTgcattctttatataataccgttttttatatctatacgACAATGTTTCCTTATCAATGTTTAGAATACTACCACACTCACTACACGTAATTATGGATGCTAAAACACCGtgttgaattgaaaaatttactaatttttccTTCGAATATGTTAATCTTGtacaatatacattatatatatatatatatatatatatatatatatatatatatattattttttacataaaatatatttttacatatatttaaaaaaaaaattgttttttaatttcaagtcGCAAACCCATGTTAAGTAGTATAATTATGAACCTTGCTTTGCGTAGACACAGGGTATTCCGCCCCCCCTCCGGGGGGGCGGACCccctgtgtaaaataaaaataaaaaaactttcgtGCGTATTCCAGAGCGGCATAGATTGCTTGATCTATCAAACTAGCtttagcattatatatttttgtacaatctAAAGCTACTTTAATGCTAAAACTAGTTTagattgcacaaaaatatataatgttaaagcTAGTTTGATAGATCAAGCAATCTATGCCGCTCTGGAATACGCacgaaagtttttttatttttattttacacagggGGTCCGCCCCCCCGGAGGGGGGGCGGAATACCCTGTGTCTACGCAAAGCAAGgttcataattatactatttaacGTAGGTTTGCGACttacaattaatgattatcgaaaatatattttgtatttcgtgCACAATTCTATTAGTACGCATGCGCGCGTGATCGCAGCACATACTCATGTCGCTGCAATTCGTCGAAGTGACAGGTTTCTTAACCTGGAAAGTCGTCAACTTTGACGCTAAATATCTCGTCTCGCGGAGGAGAGCGACAATTTTGCGAgaggaaaaagtttttaaaaaaaaaaaacgcgtcgaaaAAGCCTAATTGGATCAAAATCGGAGGTAAGACAGCGATAGTATATAATTAccattttctaataatatagaaatagtCCTTCTCTATGTTTTTATGGTGGAATTTAGGATGAGAAAGGCAGAAAACTTTGTCGATTAAGCTTACTCTCTAAATTTCTTAGAGTGAAATCTAACTCCAAACGAGTGGATATTCACTCCAAGCGATAGTGAAAATACTGCCACTCATAAAgagtaaaaatttacttttcacaAAAGTGATTGTTTCACTCTAACGTAGAGTAAAGTATCACTCTACGTTAGAGTAATGTATTACTCGTTCCGGCGTTAATAATTTACTCGATCAAAGAGTGAAATCTTCATTCTTTCGCCAAGCGAATTTTTCACTCAATCGTTACGAGTGAACAAAAGCAACTCTTAATAAGTCTTAATTCTAagcaatgtatataaataagaaataaataaaataatatttattaactataattgacaaagtaatatatgttataaacacattattaagaggatgctaaagtgacgggcgaactccgacgcgaaagcgccatcatttcgatgatactaaaaatgaaatgacattatcggcgtagccTACGCCGCATAGGTCCgccgcatttgtttgtagtggtaactcactacactgacgtgtggtctatgtacgtgtgtcatcggaaatTTTGCTTGTGCTTGTTTCCttgactgaaatttcgtcgcaaggctgcaatataatgtccgagaagacataggcgtatacaaggtcaaataaatataaactaaatatgacaaaatactaaataaaaatatacatataatactatataccaatcactgaagaaaaatgtcatacttttcttatttttatccttgtgtagtaaa
The nucleotide sequence above comes from Linepithema humile isolate Giens D197 chromosome 4, Lhum_UNIL_v1.0, whole genome shotgun sequence. Encoded proteins:
- the LOC136999636 gene encoding uncharacterized protein; this encodes MSMCCDHARMLYDHIRMRCTNLELLRTKFKQIKCTNVLRICVLHREQCSRKQLRRKNVRFIGICSPNIFEGKISRFFNSTRCFSIYNYVYAKKDTWFDKSNLDVGTVCKIVACFLMLRYPRQDDTQDETGVTPKTIVDWFNFCREVCVFWADKHSEKLGGPGRTVEIDEAKIGRRKYNRGRLIKGQWIFGGYERDSKKIFIVPVEDRTEETLLACIKEWIMPGTTIVSDCWKSYNCLNNKGFQHLTVNHSYNFVDPQSGAHTQHIERVWREVRGNIPRYGRRSNHFIGYLTEFLFKRAYSRLKRIEIFFDIIAEIYPPTPTPDQPETSCNEPGTSAV